CGCAAACTCCCCCGGACTCTTACAGCACGTGCAGTAAAACTGCTGAAATGAGGCCGGATCCGGACCCCTCTGCTGTAAACAAGGATCAGGTCCGGTCCATCAAAGCCCGCGATTACAAAATACTCGAGATCCCGGAACCGAAGACCCCGTGCTATGCCTGCGGGAAGAAAGGCTCCCGGTATGTGGAGAAGTTCACAGCGGAGCGGCGGGCCCGGCCCAAGGACCGGCAGGAAGCACGGCGGGTTTGCCGCTTATGTTATAACGAGGCGATGAAAGCCGAGCAGATGGCATCGGTCCCGCTGCCGGGAACCGTGGATATTTCCCGGTGCACACGGGTTACGGCGGATGTCGGGAAGTGCTCGGTCTGTGGGGTTGCAAAGGCTGCATGGATCGATCGCGAGGCAGGTGTGAAGCTCTGTGAGCATTGTTACGGGAGAGGAGTGCGGGAGGATGCACGGGAGGCCGGTGTCGTGTGACGGTCCCGCCGGCATTGCTCTCCCACGAGAGCACGGAACATTACACTCCGCAGTATATCCTCGATGCAGTGATCGCCTGCATGGACGCGATCGACCTCGACCCGGCCAGCAACAGCCGGGAGATCCCGAACGTGCCGGCAGTGAGGCACTATACAGCTCAGGACAATGGGCTCGTGCAGCCGTGGGAAGGGCGGGTGTTTCTCAATCCGCCATTCGGACCCGGTGTCGAGCGGTGGTTTTCAAAATTATACCAAGAGCGGTCCACTGGTCAGACCACGGAGGCGATCGTGCTGTGGAAGTCAGCGACGGAGACCGCAGCTTGGAAGACGCTGACGGCGATATCGTGCCGGGTTTGTTTTCCTTCTGCCCGGATCCAGTTTGTGGGGCCAGATGGTGATGAGGGTCCCGGGCCGACGTTTTCACCGGCGCTGTTCTACGTTGGTTCACGAGCTGAGCGGTTTAAGGAAACTTTCGCCGGGATTGGAGCAGTGTGGGTAGTACCAGGGAGCGCACCGATCCAACTCCCCTCAATGCCCCTTATGCCCATTTCGTTGATCGGTCACCAGGGCTAACAAACAAATATCCTAAAATTCTTTTATATTATTTAACATGAATTTTACAAAGTTCCTTGTAATACTCACTATTTCGATATTCTTCAACAAAATGCGATTAAAAATTTAACTTCCAAAAAAATAAATAAAACTTCCAATAAAAAAATACAATATGAGCGTTGGCATACTTCGGGATCCGGATGAATTAGATTCAAGTACCTATTCTTTTCCTGCAATTCGTGGAATTCAGGCAGGCCGAGAGTACTATTCTGCAATGGTTCAGCTAAAGCTGATTCCTACAATATTTCGGTATAATGAATCAGAGGTACCGGCACAATTCAGAGCTCAACGAACTCTTAATCGGGCGAGAATTCCGGATATCACCAGATATATCGTAAATAATTCGGATGACTATGTTTTTTCCTCAATTGCAGCATCAATCAGTGATGGTCCGGTGAAATTCCGCCCAGCAGATGAAAAGCATCCGTCAAGTAAAATTGGGAAACTGGTCCTTTCTACAGATGTGAAAATTATTATCAATGATGGTCAACACCGACGTGCAGCAATTGAAGAGGCGTTAAAAGAGCGACCCGACCTTGGAAATGAGCATATCTCTGTGGTATTTTACATTGATAAAGGATTAAAAAGAAGTCAGCAAATGTTTTCTGATCTCAATCGACATGCAGTACGGCCGACAAAATCGATTAACATCCTCTATGACAGCCGAGATCCATTTGCAAAATTTGTCTTAAATATGGCAAATTCTCTTTCCATTTTCGAAGGCCTAACTGATCTTGAAAAAACATCCATTTCAAACCGATCTGGAAAAATGTTTACACTCTCAATAATATACCAAGCAACACAGGCCCTTCTTTCAAAAAATACCAAAATAAAAAAAGTATCCCCCCCCGAGGAAAAACTTGCTCATGAATATTGGAATGAAGTCGCAAAAAATATTCCTGAATGGCAACAATTGATTAAACGTGATATCAGGAGCTATGCATTGAGAGAGGATTATGTCCATGCGCACGGGATAGCACTGCATGCTCTGGGTGTCGCTGGAAACACCCTCATTCGTGAATTCCCTGAACGCTGGAGTGAGAAACTCACGGTTCTACGGGAAATCGATTGGAGACGATCAAACACAACTATCTGGGAAGGACGAGCAATGAATCATGGTCGCATTTCGAAAGCTCAGACAAATCTTGTCCTTACTGCTAATTATTTGAAACAAAAAATGAGTTTAACTCTTACACCCGATGAAGAAGAGATGGAAAAACAATTTCGCAATCATTATACCGGAACTAATTCATGACCTCCCAACTCAAATTGAATGGTAAATCAGTATCTGTTTTTAATTCACGGAATCTGGATTCACTTCATTCAGAAATCCAACAGGTTTATCTAAGTGACAACAGGCCTTGGGTGATAGGTTATAGTGGCGGGAAAGACTCAACAACCGCTTTGCAGCTGGTCTGGTATGCTATAGCAGAATTACCGGAAAATAAAAGGGTCAAACCAATTTTTGTAATTTCATCTGATACACTTGTAGAAACGCCGGTTATTGTCGATTATATCAATAATACTCTTAAAAAAATCAATGAATCTGCATCAATACAAAAAATGCCGATTAAAGCGGTAAAATTGTGTCCACGAATTAAGGACTCATTCTGGGTAAACCTGATTGGAAGAGGTTATCCTGCACCTAGTACGCAATTCCGCTGGTGTACTGAACGATTGAAAATTAGAACTGCGGATCGTTTCATTTTAGAAAGTGTTACCAAATATGGCGAAGTTGTCATGATTCTCGGGGTCCGCAGAGGTGAAAGTGCGACCCGTGATCAGGTTATGAACCTTTACAAAATACCGGGATCTAAACTTTCGCATCACTCACGATTTGCTCAGTCATACGTCTACACACCCATTGAAGAATTCACTGTAGATGACGTGTGGACGTACCTTCTTCAGAAACCCTCTCCATGGGGAAATAATAACCGCGACCTTTTGGTACTGTATAAAAATGCCCAGGATGGGGAGTGTCCGCTGGTAGTAGATGATACAACACCTCCGTGCGGGAACAGTCGTTTCGGTTGTTGGGTTTGTACTGTCGTTCAGAAAGATCGGAGTATGGAGGCGTTAATTGAGAGTGGGGAAAATTGGATGGAACCGCTCTTGGACTTCCGTAATGAACTTGCTGAAACCCAGATTCCAGAAAATAAACACCTTTATCGTGATTTCCGGCGTATGAACGGAAAAGTGAAAATAAAAAAAGATGGTTCAGATCTCATCCGTGGGCCTTACACATTTGAATACAGTAAATATTTATTAAAAAAACTTCTCGAAGCGCAAATTAGTGTACGCAAAAATGGTCCCGATCCGAATTTTACCCTGATTCTTCCGGAAGAACTGTTTGAAATCCGGCATATCTGGAAAACAAAGCGCAGTGACTGGGAAGATTCCGTTGTAACGATCTATAATGAAGTAACCGGAGAAGATCTAAATTGGATAAAAGATGATCTTGGAACCTTCTCTTCAACAGAAAACATACTCCTCAAAAAAATTTGTGCAGAAAAAGATGTTCCACACCAGCTTGTAACCAAGTTACTTGATGTTGAACAGCAGCTGCAAGGACTCACACGCAGGTCCTCGATTTATACACGAATTAATGAGATCCTTTCTGAGGATTGGAGATCTGAAACAGAAGTGCGTGAAGCGATGAAAAAGAAAGACGGTATTGATGCCAAGCGGCACGTCAAGAGGGTGTAGAAGATCATGCTGCTGAAATCATTCACCTTGGAAAATATCCGAATTTTTAAAGGAACAAACAAGATCGATTTCACTCCAAAACTAGAATCCGATACCAGAAAACCAATTATTCTCATCGGAGGGAAAAACGGGGCTGGCAAAACGACATTGTTTGAATCAATCCTCCTGTGTCTTTACGGACAAAATATTCCCGGGAATCGGATGGGAAAAACCAAATATGAACGATATATCCGGCAAATGGTTTCACGGAATCAGGTTTATTCCGAACCTATTAATCCTGCGATCGAGATATGTTTCGAATTTTCTCATTCCGGTGAATCGCATGAATATATTGTCCGACGTGAATGGAATCTCTTACCTAAATTCAGTGAAACACTCATAATAAACTGTGATGGGAGCATTCTCTCGGACCTCCAGGCAGATCAATGGCAAGATTTGCTCAATGAATTAATCCCTCCG
Above is a window of uncultured Methanoregula sp. DNA encoding:
- the dndB gene encoding DNA sulfur modification protein DndB, which produces MSVGILRDPDELDSSTYSFPAIRGIQAGREYYSAMVQLKLIPTIFRYNESEVPAQFRAQRTLNRARIPDITRYIVNNSDDYVFSSIAASISDGPVKFRPADEKHPSSKIGKLVLSTDVKIIINDGQHRRAAIEEALKERPDLGNEHISVVFYIDKGLKRSQQMFSDLNRHAVRPTKSINILYDSRDPFAKFVLNMANSLSIFEGLTDLEKTSISNRSGKMFTLSIIYQATQALLSKNTKIKKVSPPEEKLAHEYWNEVAKNIPEWQQLIKRDIRSYALREDYVHAHGIALHALGVAGNTLIREFPERWSEKLTVLREIDWRRSNTTIWEGRAMNHGRISKAQTNLVLTANYLKQKMSLTLTPDEEEMEKQFRNHYTGTNS
- the dndC gene encoding DNA phosphorothioation system sulfurtransferase DndC yields the protein MTSQLKLNGKSVSVFNSRNLDSLHSEIQQVYLSDNRPWVIGYSGGKDSTTALQLVWYAIAELPENKRVKPIFVISSDTLVETPVIVDYINNTLKKINESASIQKMPIKAVKLCPRIKDSFWVNLIGRGYPAPSTQFRWCTERLKIRTADRFILESVTKYGEVVMILGVRRGESATRDQVMNLYKIPGSKLSHHSRFAQSYVYTPIEEFTVDDVWTYLLQKPSPWGNNNRDLLVLYKNAQDGECPLVVDDTTPPCGNSRFGCWVCTVVQKDRSMEALIESGENWMEPLLDFRNELAETQIPENKHLYRDFRRMNGKVKIKKDGSDLIRGPYTFEYSKYLLKKLLEAQISVRKNGPDPNFTLILPEELFEIRHIWKTKRSDWEDSVVTIYNEVTGEDLNWIKDDLGTFSSTENILLKKICAEKDVPHQLVTKLLDVEQQLQGLTRRSSIYTRINEILSEDWRSETEVREAMKKKDGIDAKRHVKRV